A genomic region of Raphanus sativus cultivar WK10039 chromosome 6, ASM80110v3, whole genome shotgun sequence contains the following coding sequences:
- the LOC108813836 gene encoding peroxidase 20 — translation MEIKLWVSLIVVSAIMTSALGEFGGPLVKGFYKESCPLAEEIVKHNVEVAVLKDPRMAASLLRLQFHDCFVLGCDASVLLDTHGDILSEKQATPNVNSLRGFEVIDYIKYLLEEACPLTVSCSDIITMAARDSVFLRGGPWWEVYLGRRDSLKASFAGANQYIPAPNTSLEGLIVNFKQQGLDIQDLIALSGAHTIGKARCLSFKQRIVQPNMLQTFYVDEFKRHSTFRRILRSQCKDSSRDNELSPLDLQTPAYFDNHYYINLLKGRGLLISDNVLVSEDHEGEVFKKVWEYAVDQDLFFVDFVESMLKMSNINVLTGVQGEIRGNCRFVNI, via the exons ATGGAGATCAAGCTATGGGTTTCTTTAATCGTGGTTTCTGCCATTATGACCTCTGCTTTAGGGGAATTTGGAGGACCACTAGTGAAGGGTTTCTACAAAGAGAGTTGCCCATTAGCAGAAGAAATAGTGAAGCATAACGTTGAGGTTGCTGTTCTCAAAGATCCTCGCATGGCAGCTTCTCTTCTCCGTCTTCAGTTCCACGACTGCTTTGTCTTG GGCTGTGATGCGTCTGTGTTATTGGATACTCATGGAGATATATTGAGTGAGAAACAAGCAACTCCGAACGTGAACTCTTTGCGTGGGTTTGAAGTTATTGATTACATAAAGTACCTCCTTGAAGAAGCTTGTCCTTTAACCGTCTCTTGTTCCGACATCATCACCATGGCAGCTCGTGACTCCGTCTTCCTG AGAGGTGGACCATGGTGGGAAGTATACCTAGGGAGAAGAGACTCGCTCAAGGCCAGCTTCGCCGGCGCAAACCAATACATTCCGGCACCAAACACTTCCCTCGAAGGCCTCATCGTAAACTTCAAGCAACAAGGCCTTGACATTCAAGACCTCATCGCTCTTTCCGGCGCTCACACAATAGGTAAAGCGAGATGCTTGAGCTTCAAGCAACGCATCGTTCAACCGAACATGTTGCAAACATTTTATGTGGATGAGTTCAAGAGACACAGCACGTTCCGGAGGATCCTACGGTCGCAGTGCAAAGACTCTAGCCGGGACAACGAGCTGTCACCTTTGGATCTACAGACTCCGGCTTACTTTGATAACCATTATTACATCAATCTTTTGAAGGGGAGAGGGTTGTTGATTTCGGATAACGTTTTGGTTAGTGAAGATCACGAAGGAGAGGTTTTCAAGAAGGTTTGGGAGTATGCAGTGGATCAAGATCTCTTCTTTGTGGATTTTGTGGAATCTATGTTGAAAATGAGCAATATTAATGTTCTTACGGGTGTTCAAGGTGAGATTAGGGGGAATTgtagatttgttaatatatga
- the LOC108813838 gene encoding glycine cleavage system H protein 3, mitochondrial, protein MWASSTANALKLSSSVSKSQLSPSFSISRCFSSVLEGLKYANSHEWVKHEGSVATIGITDHAQDHLGEVVFVELPEENGSVSKEKSFGAVESVKATSEILSPISGEVIEVNKKLTEAPGLINSSPYEDGWMIKVKPSNPSELESLMGSKEYTKFCEEEDAAH, encoded by the exons atgtggGCTTCGTCTACAGCAAATGCTCTcaagctttcttcttctgtCTCCAAGTCTCAGCTATCTCCATCTTTCTCCATCTCTAGATGCTTCTCCTCAG TGTTGGAGGGATTAAAGTATGCAAATTCACATGAGTGGGTTAAACATGAAGGCTCTGTTGCCACCATTGGCATCACTGACCATGCTCAG GACCATTTAGGTGAAGTGGTGTTTGTGGAACTACCAGAGGAAAATGGTTCAGTGAGCAAAGAAAAAAGCTTTGGAGCAGTGGAGAGTGTGAAGGCGACGAGTGAGATCTTATCTCCTATCTCAGGTGAAGTCATTGAGGTTAACAAGAAGCTAACAGAAGCACCAGGCTTG ATTAACTCAAGCCCCTATGAAGATGGATGGATGATCAAAGTGAAACCAAGCAACCCATCTGAGTTAGAATCTTTAATGGGTTCAAAGGAATACACCAAGTTCTGCGAGGAGGAAGATGCCGCTCACTAG
- the LOC108809976 gene encoding PLAT domain-containing protein 2-like yields MARIDSLLLSLLLIATVSVAALAEQECVYTFKIKTGTKDDSGTDSIIGASISDKTGQHIDIGDLERWGGVMGRGHDYYENGNLDIFSGTARCLPSPVCFLNLNSDGSGDKPGWYVQYVEVKTTRAGAETKRQYFDVEQWLAVDEPPHELSLERNNCPQVVSASVGVGCENRKCISSIV; encoded by the exons ATGGCTCGCATTGActctctcctcctctccctCCTCCTCATCGCCACCGTCTCTGTCGCCGCATTGGCC GAACAAGAATGCGTCtacacatttaaaatcaaaaccggAACGAAAGATGACTCCGGCACCGATTCAATCATAGGGGCTTCAATCTCGGACAAAACTGGTCAGCACATCGacattggagacctagagagatGGGGTGGTGTAATGGGACGAGGTCACGACTACTACGAGAACGGCAATCTTGATATTTTCAGTGGGACAGCGCGGTGTCTTCCGAGCCCAGTGTGCTTTTTGAATCTGAACTCTGACGGCTCCGGTGATAAGCCCGGCTGGTATGTTCAATACGTGGAGGTAAAGACGACCAGAGCTGGAGCTGAGACCAAGCGTCAGTACTTCGATGTAGAGCAGTGGCTTGCCGTCGACGAGCCGCCGCATGAGCTATCTCTCGAACGGAACAACTGCCCGCAGGTGGTGAGTGCCAGTGTCGGTGTCGGGTGTGAGAACAGGAAGTGCATCTCTTCAATCGTCTGA